Sequence from the Microplitis demolitor isolate Queensland-Clemson2020A chromosome 2, iyMicDemo2.1a, whole genome shotgun sequence genome:
AAACAATTCCGCGGAACCATCTAGGAGTCGTTTAGCGTACGCGACCTTTTGAACGTCGTTCCATTCACACAGCTCGGCCATCTCCTCGAACTTTTGGAGCCATCGTCGTATATCGGTATGGTCGTCACCACTGAACTTCTTTAATGTACCTTCAACGTCCTTGAATGTCAAAAGCACGCGTTGCCGGTTAGCTTGAGGCCAGCGGGTAAGCGGTGTTCCTTGAGCACCTTCTTCGTCGTCAGTTTCCTGAACCTGGGGTCGGTTTGGGGGATTATCCCCTTCGGGATCAAccacttcttcttcttcttcatcttcttcgTCGCCGTCGTCGTttgcttcttcttcttcttcttctggAACTCGTTCCCGTTCAACTAAAAGTGCCGCTCGCAGACGTTCAAGTAGCTCACGCTTCACGacttcacaaatataaactattattgccacgagaaagaaaaaatttagaaattaaaaattcgaatttcaatcatttttgatattttcaaaattcgtgagcgacctcttaaaaaatttttatcgagctgatttttggagaggcttcttaaaacatcgtaaaccaacaagttttcataaaagactcgaaaaaaaaatagtcggtttttttgcgccaccctAATAAGCacatgaaactttttttttgtaatgttataaaataatatataattttatatataatcacatcaatttttataaaatccttATAAGAGTATATGAATccttataagaattttataagattatgTAAGCTtccatataatcatatatgatttttatatatttcttgcagatcatatataaatcatatataatcatatatgtttgtatatgattatataagaactttttcctgggtttatttaaaattacatcaatttttataaaatcctcATAAAACactataaattcttataagatttttataagatcatataaactattatatgatgatatatgattttatataagcATATCCAATTTTATCTAGTAAGgtaataaagttatatacaactttatataaaatcatatcaatttttataaagtccTTATAAGAGTATATGAAttcttataagaattttataagatcatataagcttttatgtaattatatatgattttatatatttcttatatgatcatatataaattgtatatgtttataaatgatcatataaaaactttttttcccgggtaatatttatttcgacAGCGAATTGATATTTATGACCTATCGAACACACTATCTAAAACATCCTCGTTGGaaccattatttttatacaatttcatggattccgataaaaatagttatagtACTGAACTCAAACAAAGattagaattaataatatgtACCTCCATTCTTTGGATTCGAGCATTTATGTTCATAGTACACATCATTTATCTTtcctttgataaaaatttccgCGTCTTCGTAATCATCTGCAaaagaaaatatcattttatttcaattgcacTCAACAATTAAAAGTTTCTCACTATCAATTATGTTACACTATTTCTGAACTGAAATACTCAAagacaagtaaaaaaatccttACCAGTGCCATATTCCACAAGAGACAAATATAAATTCCAATCTTCTGAACATCTTTGCCTTCTTTTAACACGCTTAGCTGTTTCTGATGGATTTTCGACAGGATACGATACTATTACTTTTTGATCCATTTGTCTAGGCATTACTATCCATGACCACGGTATGCATACATACTTATCAATACCTTCGTAgggtaatttcaaaaattgtatcacataatacttaaattttccaATGCGTTTCAtctaaaaagaaaagaaacaaaaCTAGAATCACATATTTCGCATGACTCATGAACTCAAATATATGACGTTATAGTCAGCAAAgtactttaattattactatatcaGTTGCCCTTGAGAGGCCTCAATGCGAACGGGCGGAAAATCATaaatgaatttcaaataaactGGAAACTAAATCGTACCTTAAGTCTTCAAAACTTTTCTGTCATATCAATAGTAATGTATCCTGATCCTCACTACTGTTTAGTTATTCTTTTAGTATCATGTGAATCCTCAAATATATGATTCGGCCAaagtattatcatttattgtcGGCATCACGCTCGTCAAAGTCGACAGTGAATGAGCATTTGTCCGAGAATCGAGGCTTATATACTGTCGACAAGCTCGTTGCTGCGAGCTAGAGAACGCGTGATACTTTAACGAGCTCTGCTGCCCTACGAAATACTtcaatcgatttatttttattgcataaaCATGTTATCGAGGACCGGTCAGTAACTGTTGTTATAAACAGTTCTAATTCCAGTCAAGGTAATACCGTTCGTACAaacaaaacattattttatgcATGGAATTTGTTTTTGCCACATTGTTTTCATTTCTGTTCCATTACTGATGAAACAACAATGTAGTTCTTGACATTGTTTTCCGAAACTAGTTATAAATATCAGGTAGTGAGGTCAGTTTTTtgcatgaaataaaattctgaAGTTGCCCGTTATTGATTcgaaaatttctattgaacCATCGCCAAAACTAATTAAGAAAGTCAATAAGCATATCAATAAGCTACAGAACGCCAATAATTACCAGACGAATAATTTGTGAAGAATAAAGTTACGTTTATTTGTGTCATCACACGTCCTTTGTTCTTTTCAATGAacgtttttcttatttaaataacgataataaattatttaatactttgcttattgaaaaattcttgaagcatatacacatataatatatttattctgtAATGTTTCTTATTATACTTCATTGGCCCCGATAGCTCATCTGGAAAAATGTGTCACATGTTATTGACATGGTTTAATTCCGTtcggaatattattttttgtgattatttttctctattgATCTAAAAACagttcataaaaaaagtatttatttatccttCTCATTCCCATCCTATCCTTATTCTTTTTCCTTAATACAAGAATGTTAGAACGCTAGACGTATGTTTTTCTTATGTACAAACTTCCTATGTACTTCTGCAAATGTCACAGTATCGTATGTTGATACGATACTGTGACATTTGCAGAAGTTTTAAGCATAGAAATTTTGTTGATTGGCAACTGTTTTTAGTTGCTAACATATTCCACGAGTgtcgttttataaaaattctcaaGAACGACTATGCGTTTTTGCTCTCAAATATAGTGACCCTGTGTCCAATATGGCTGACTAAAATTTCTGTTCAATCATAACTGAAGTTCTTGGTAGTCATAGGTATATGCAACAATAACAGATGGTTAAACAAAGGAGGGACTAATAAGGGCAAAATATACATGCATACGGTAGCTGGCTATAGACTATTTGACATTTAACCGCTTTTTTGGGTGGGGAATGGGTAAACACGGAAGTACGAGCTTCGCAAACACAAACAAGTTACCCACGTGTAAAATCGTATAAGTCTATCCATAGCTACTACGTGTTTACATTCCCCATAGGAGCATTAATTTCATTTCGAACGTTATCGTGACTAACCACGACCATTTACACCGAAAATTACGTTTATGGAACTTGAATAACAATGCTATTGACAATTATTGTTGTTTTCCTTGTTCTCAGGATACCAAGAAACAATTATGGTTTACATAGGATCATATCCGTGTAAAAACTACTCGTTTCAAAAAAGCTCAAAACAGTGATCGTCCAAATTTGAGGACAATCTGAACTTTAagttggttattttttttatatttgaaaaaaaattaaacagtaaattcaaaactaaatttttttaaagttaaaaaaatcatcaaccCAAAAATCAGAAAGGTCACAAATTTGAAGGTTTATAGGTATGAATCTTTttgaaacgaattttttttccatgtaattttcaaaatctttcTGGGTCAAATTGTGTATCGGGAAAGTAAAAGGGTGAATAATAAACTTAACAACGTGAGcgtatttgatttatttacatatctAGACAATATAACTCGGTTCCAAAGTCGTTGGCTTTGTTTCCAAGCTGAGTAAATTAATACTATTCAGCATGATGTTCTAGAATGAACTCATGTGcgtcgcaaaaaaaaaatccaacatCACTTTTGTTACTAGATTTATTATCACAATATAATGATCTCACATCAGAATGTATAATGTATCACTCAgaaatgtatagaaattttgcGTCAGTTGtttttttcgacttgaaaATTATAACTCTTTATCTTAAATTGGTTTGAATCTTGGAAATGATCAACAaaacacaaataataaaacttgtaTTTTTAGGGAACGAAAACACACTTTGGCATCATATTAACTAtgaatgtttattaaaaacaatgtTTGTTCTACCGATTGGCTTTGAATTCTAATGTGCTATGTTGCACATTCGAGATAATTATCGGTGAATGTCAGTGTATTGGCCATGACACGTCTTGCTGTCTTAAACGATATAGAATCCAATAAAATAGCACACAAGAATTAGAATACGTTCTGACATAAAAGATTACCTGGTTCCTTTCATCACGAAAAAATTGCTTGAAATAAACTAAGACTAGATCAATCCCACGATTAGTATTCGCTGAGACTCACTGAGCTTCTTTAATAAAACCCGGCTTCAATTTTACTAGCATAAcaacaaaaaacgtttgttttcaattatctTGTTATTGAATTGGTTGCGAAGCGACAAGCTTCAAGGCCTTTTGCGGTCacgttttattatttgtttttgtgAATAATACGGATACGATTATCGCGAGAACGGCTGGTAAGCGATAATTTTATACAGCGTAATTTATCATTTCCATTAATGGTTCATTAATGGGACAGTGAAAGAATTTTAAGTAGTTCGTATAATGAATTACGCGATTCCATGATTAACCGATTATTGCAAAGAGCTAGAAGAACATGGATGACTTTAACTTGTTAATCCAATGTACCACTCATAATCATTAGGATTTGTACAATAGCCGCTTGAAcctctaaataaatttcactgtTCACTTTATCTGCATAATACAAACCGAATACTGGCATTTGTGACATTAAGATTTTATTAGTCTTGTGAAAATTCAGGTGGCTGTGCATTGTTTTAcgaaagaaattcaaataaacagcTGTTAGAGATGACAAGTTGTCAATCTCTTTTAGTTGATTATGAGTGATGTTATTGCGTCGCAATGTTTCCATTACGTTTTCATTATGTTCAAGTCTATCTATAACTTCTAGGACACTGGCGATTAATGGCCGAATAATCTTCAAAACTTGGATCTTATCTACTCCCTTGGTAGTTTTGGCTGATAAATTTTGCTTCTTTCTCTGTTTATTTTGAGTTGGGTTTGGTACCAAGTTCTTCAGTGATCGACTCATTAGAGATTTCTTAATACGCTCTATCAAATATATCATTGCTGTCCGGTACGAATctgcaattataaaatacgATACACAATCAATGGTTCAGAaagtatggaaaaaaatattaatcagcTGGAGAAGAAGTTTACCTGATTCATGAAGTATTATTGCTGGATATGATTTCCAGTGTATCAATGGCTTCTCATAATCACGAACACGATTTATCGTTCGTTGAACTTCACTTTGTGGTGGATATGCAGTTAGTACGTATTGGCCGTGACGATGCTCAACCCAATGACTTGGAACACATCTCAACCAATATTTATTGCCCGGCattccaattatttttaccacatagtatattttcaatttcactaAAACTGGATTctacaaataaaacaatataaagTTTTAGTACGCACATTAATTAACTGGACGTGAccaaaatgaatttaaattaacatgtAAATTATACTGTCTGTCTGTTATAATGTCTAAATATCATGAGCATATTATCACGCGACAATATATTGCCGTCATATCAtgccattaaaaaatatacaacgACATTTACTACTTTCGCTGTAGGtataaacgatttttttcaCGCATGCGTTAACAATCTGTGAAATTCTCACATGTGATATTCTGACAGATGACAAATAACATTGTGATATTCTTTTACGtgatattttgacattttcacTAAGCAACCTTGTGTGAGAAATACTCAATACTGTCACGTAATCCATGCCAATTACTCAATGTTGTTAATAACAGAATGTAATTCTCAGTTAAGTAAAAAggcaatataaatattttggcaATGATATTTTTTCGTGTGATATCTTGTGATTTTTACTAGTGACACTGTAAACTAGAACTTTACCTGATTCACTGAATTTTCACACatagtatttattttcacaaacaaattatttgaattgtttaCACTTCGAAAATGTGCCGCGTTGTAGGACTTCGAAAGAGTACTGAATTTAATAGAACTACAGTGCATCACGTATAATTATAGCCGCCGAAATAACAAGGTCAGTTGAGCGTCGGTGTGTTTTTCTGTATAATCTTATCATTTACCAAACATTGGTTGGATAATACTGCAATTCCAATAATCACGCTTTTACATCTTTTCATTTGATGCAAATGCTTATGTGATaagcaaaaatatataaaatttgataggTATGTTGATGAAACTAAAATAACAAGGTGGTTGACTCTTATTTCTTATTGTCTTCTTTTCAAGATAAGGAAAAatcttattgaaaatataaaacaataataatttgcagaatatatttatttcttaacttCGGACAAAGATTGGATTGAATAAAAGGttacagtaaataattattttagtatgtcacctttcatcatcattattgttaGATCAAGAAAAGACATAAtttctttgtaaatattagtttccagcgataatatttcatttggTGTTGAGTTTTTTGACAtcagttttaaattatgtgagttaatataattttgcatGATTTCCTGGAACAAAGTTACGCACGTATTGGACATTTGAGTGAAATTGACTAAGTTAtcgctattattattttcaccacGATAATTTTCGGGGTTAAACAAAGATTTGTTTTGATTGTATTCAATTATCGTATCGACGTATCCCAACAAGCTGACGATCATCGGTTTTACTATCTGTAACATCGTgacgaaatttaattttgtgatTGCATCAGTGGATGAAAATGATGTACTAGCTTCGTTCGTCATCGGTAATCTTGCTTCCGGAATTCTGTTTAGTGTAGTCAAATCTGCACGGAATCCACCCGTAGATTGGCTCAATTGACATGTAGACTTACATTTCCATACTATAAACTGAAGTGCCATTTCAAAGTTATctgcaaataaaaaacaagtagCAATGAGGTACCATGTTAACTGATCTGCGACAAACAATCCGACATCTCATCTACTCGATAGATGGTCAAACCTCGCCAGTAGTGATttgatttagtttttttgcCTTTAAAATCTATTGAATCGTTGGTGACATCATTTCTTGAGGGATAAAATTGCTGGGATCAGTTAGCTGCAGGCTATCAATAACTATCaggattttatataattgatagGAACATTTAaagaatgtaaataaaattttagactTACCAGTTTCATATTTCAGTGTGCCCGCATACGTTTTCCAGTGCGATGATGGTGGTCCATTATTGAGGATGCAGCTCATTGACACTGGTACTTCTTCATTAGATGGAACCGCGACTATTACTTTCTTTTCGTCacgatttatgatccatgaatTAGGAATACAAACGTATGAGTTATGCACTGATGAATCAAACGACCCGGGGAATTGtattacagaatatttatataagactGGTTGAGTCATCACGTTGAATGGGAAGAAACGATAAACGTGTGAACTAATTGACTGGATAGTACTTACTGAAGAAAAACAAGTCGCTTTATGATTACGTGA
This genomic interval carries:
- the LOC103579086 gene encoding hypothetical protein, yielding MLMIFRHYNRQTNPVLVKLKIYYVVKIIGMPGNKYWLRCVPSHWVEHRHGQYVLTAYPPQSEVQRTINRVRDYEKPLIHWKSYPAIILHESDSYRTAMIYLIERIKKSLMSRSLKNLVPNPTQNKQRKKQNLSAKTTKGVDKIQVLKIIRPLIASVLEVIDRLEHNENVMETLRRNNITHNQLKEIDNLSSLTAVYLNFFRKTMHSHLNFHKTNKILMSQMPVFGLYYADKVNSEIYLEVQAAIVQILMIMSGTLD
- the LOC103579086 gene encoding hypothetical protein isoform X1, which gives rise to MPGNKYWLRCVPSHWVEHRHGQYVLTAYPPQSEVQRTINRVRDYEKPLIHWKSYPAIILHESDSYRTAMIYLIERIKKSLMSRSLKNLVPNPTQNKQRKKQNLSAKTTKGVDKIQVLKIIRPLIASVLEVIDRLEHNENVMETLRRNNITHNQLKEIDNLSSLTAVYLNFFRKTMHSHLNFHKTNKILMSQMPVFGLYYADKVNSEIYLEVQAAIVQILMIMSGTLD
- the LOC103579085 gene encoding uncharacterized protein LOC103579085, translating into MTQPVLYKYSVIQFPGSFDSSVHNSYVCIPNSWIINRDEKKVIVAVPSNEEVPVSMSCILNNGPPSSHWKTYAGTLKYETDNFEMALQFIVWKCKSTCQLSQSTGGFRADLTTLNRIPEARLPMTNEASTSFSSTDAITKLNFVTMLQIVKPMIVSLLGYVDTIIEYNQNKSLFNPENYRGENNNSDNLVNFTQMSNTCVTLFQEIMQNYINSHNLKLMSKNSTPNEILSLETNIYKEIMSFLDLTIMMMKGDILK